Proteins from a genomic interval of Streptococcus oralis:
- the rlmH gene encoding 23S rRNA (pseudouridine(1915)-N(3))-methyltransferase RlmH, protein MKIKIVTVGKLKEKYLKDGIAEYTKRISRFAKLEMIELADEKTPDKASELENQKILETEGARILSKVRERDFVVVLAIEGKTFSSEDFSKQLEQASIKGYSTLTFIIGGSLGLAPIVKNRANLSVSFGRLTLPHQLMRLVLVEQIYRAFTIQQGSPYHK, encoded by the coding sequence ATGAAAATAAAAATTGTAACAGTAGGAAAACTGAAAGAAAAATATCTTAAAGATGGTATTGCCGAGTATACCAAACGAATTTCACGTTTTGCCAAATTAGAAATGATTGAGCTTGCTGATGAGAAGACACCTGACAAAGCCAGTGAATTAGAAAATCAAAAAATCTTGGAAACAGAAGGCGCAAGAATTCTTTCTAAGGTTAGAGAAAGAGACTTTGTCGTTGTACTAGCAATTGAAGGAAAAACATTCTCCTCAGAAGATTTTAGTAAGCAACTAGAGCAGGCTTCTATCAAAGGTTACTCAACTCTTACTTTTATTATTGGAGGAAGTTTAGGTCTAGCTCCTATTGTAAAAAATAGGGCCAATCTTTCTGTCAGTTTTGGACGTCTGACATTACCACATCAGTTAATGAGATTGGTTCTTGTTGAACAAATTTACCGTGCTTTTACAATTCAACAGGGTTCTCCTTACCACAAATAG